From the genome of Pseudomonas bubulae:
GCAGCGTGAAGCGAAAAAAATCTGGGGCACTTTTCTTAAAGAAAATCCTGACAGCCCTATTCTGCGCAAAACCATTTTGCGCCTGACCGGATCAGAGACTCTTTAACTCATGTTTTATCGTCACTTGCGCCATCTCGTGGTTTTCAGCCTGATTGCCGTGCTCGCCGGTTGCGCGGGCTTCGGCGCCCGCGAATCCGTAGAAGGCCACGGCAGCCCTGCCCTGTGGTCAGCCCACAAACAGCAATTGACCCGGCTCGACGGCTGGCAAATCAGCGGCAAAGTCGGCATTCGCGCCCCTAAAGAATCGGGCAGCGCCACGCTGTTCTGGCTGCAGCGCCAGGACTATTACGACATACGCCTTTCCGGTCCGCTGGGCCGCGGAGCCGCTCGCCTGACCGGGCGCCCGGGCAGCGTGCTTCTGGAAGTGGCCAATCAGGGCCGCTATGAAGCACCGACCCCTGAAGCGCTTTTGGGCGAACAATTGGGCTGGAGCCTGCCAGTGTCACATCTGGTCTGGTGGGTACGCGGCTTGCCTGCGCCCGGCAGCAAAAGCCGGGTAACATTGAATGCTGACAGCCGCCTGGCCAACCTGGAACAGGACGGCTGGAAAATCGAATATTTGAGCTATGTCGAGCAAAACGGCTTCTGGCTGCCTGAGCGGGTCAAGCTGCACGGCCCGGATCTGGATGTCACGCTCGTGGTTAAAGATTGGCAACCTCGCTTGTTGGGTCAATAAGATGCAAGACCGTCTGAATCGAAACACTCTGGTTTTGCCCTCCCCGGCAAAGCTTAATCTGATGCTGCACATTCTCGGTCGTCGCGAAGATGGCTATCACGAACTGCAAACGCTGTTTCAATTTCTCGACTACGGCGATGAAATGACCTTTGCCGTGCGTGACGACGGAATCATTTGCCTGCACACCGAATTCCCCGGTGTTGCTCATGACGACAATTTGATCGTCAAGGCCGCAAAAAAGCTTCAGGCACAATCCGCTTGCCCGCTGGGGATCGATATCTGGATCAAAAAAGTGTTGCCCATGGGCGGCGGCATCGGTGGCGGCAGTTCCAATGCCGCCACAACACTGCTCGCGCTCAACCATCTTTGGCAACTGGCCTGGGATGAAGACCGGCTGGCAGCGCTGGGCCTGACTCTTGGGGCCGACGTCCCGGTTTTCGTTCGTGGCCACGCCGCATTTGCTGAAGGTGTCGGCGAAATTCTTACGCCTGCCGAGCCAGAAGAACCCTGGTATCTGGTGCTTGTCCCGCAAGTATCTGTAAGTACTGCAGAAATATTTTCAGATCCGTTGTTGACACGTGACTCTTTGCCCATTAAAGTGCGCCCCGTTCCCAAGGGAAACAGCCGAAACGACTGCGAAGCAGTAGTGAAGGAGCGTTATCCAGAAGTACGTAACGCTTTGAATTTGTTAGGTAAATATACCGAAGCAAAATTAACTGGAACTGGAAGTTGTATATTTGGGGCCTTCCCAAACGAAGCAGATGCTGATAAAGTGCTGCACCTTCTTACAGAGACCCTTACAGGGTTTGTAGCAAAAGGAAGCAACGTTTCGATGTTGCATCGCAAGCTGCAAAATTTGTAAAAGGAAACGGGTACACGGTACTCGTAGCAACAGATACAGGGGCGTCGCCAAGCGGTAAGGCAGCAGGTTTTGATCCTGCCATGCGTTGGTTCGAATCCAGCCGCCCCTGCCATTTCTTATACTCATCCAGGTTACCCTCAGCCTTCAGGTACTGCGCGTGTCCAAGATGATGGTCTTTACGGGGAACGCTAACCCCGATCTGGCTCGGCGTGTCGTACGTCAGCTGCATATCCCACTCGGTGACATCTCTGTCGGCAAGTTTTCCGACGGCGAAATTACCGCTGAGATTAATGAAAATGTCCGCGGTAAAGACGTTTTCATCATTCAGCCGACTTGTGCTCCGACCAACGATAACCTGATGGAACTCGTCGTGATGGCTGATGCCTTCCGCCGCTCCTCAGCGACTCGTATTACTGCTGTTATTCCTTACTTTGGTTATGCCCGTCAGGATCGCCGTCCGCGTTCCGCACGTGTGGCTATCAGCGCAAAAGTTGTTGCTGACATGCTTACCGTAGTCGGCATCGATCGTGTTCTCACGGTTGATTTGCATGCTGACCAAATCCAGGGTTTCTTCGATATTCCTGTAGATAACATCTATGGCTCCCCAGTTTTGGTGGATGACATCGAAGATCAGCGCTTTGAGAACCTTATGATTGTGTCCCCGGATATCGGCGGCGTCGTGCGTGCACGTGCTGTTGCCAAATCCCTGGGCGTCGATCTGGGTATCATCGACAAACGCCGTGAGAAAGCCAATCACTCTGAAGTGATGCATATCATCGGTGATGTCGAAGGGCGTACCTGTATTCTGGTTGATGACATGGTCGATACCGCCGGCACGTTGTGCCACGCGGCTAAAGCCTTGAAAGAGCATGGTGCTTCCAAAGTGTTCGCCTACTGCACACACCCTGTGCTGTCGGGTCGGGCAATCGAGAATATCGAAAATTCCATGCTGGATGAGCTGGTGGTGACCAACACCATCCCGCTGTCCGCTGCCGCACAAGCCTGTTCGCGTATCCGCCAACTGGATATCGCACCGGTTGTGGCTGAAGCGGTTCGCCGCATCAGCAACGAAGAATCGATCAGCGCGATGTTCCGATAAGGGCCCTGCCCTTTCAGGACTTCTGCTGACGAAAAGCGCCCCGCCCCAGCAATCCGTTGGGGCGGGGCTTTTTTGCCCATACCGTCCATGGCGCTGGTCGCAAACGCCAGGGCGGATGTGGTTATTTTGGAGATACAACATGAACGATTTTACTCTGAATGCTGAAGTGCGTTCCGACCTGGGGAAAGGTGCGAGCCGCCGCCTGCGTCGTCTCGCAAGCCTGGTTCCAGCTGTAGTTTACGGTGGCGAAAAAGCCCCTGAATCCATCAGCATGCTGGCTAAAGAAGTTGCCAAACTGCTCGAAAACGAAGCTGCTTACAGCCACGTTATCGAACTGACCGTTGGCGGCGTTAAGCAAAACGTGATCATCAAAGCTCTGCAACGTCACCCGGCTAAAGGCCACGTGATGCACGCTGACTTCGTACGCGTTGTTGCTGGTCAAAAACTGACTGCAATCGTACCGGTTCACTTCGTTGGTGAAGCGGCTCCGATCAAGAAAGGCGGCGAGATCTCCCACGTTGTTGCGGAAATCGAAGTTTCCTGCCTGCCAAAAGACCTGCCTGAATTCATCGAAGTTGACCTGGCTAACGCTGAAGTCGGCTCGATCATTCACCTGTCGGACATCACCGCTCCTAAAGGCGTTGAGTTCGTAGCTCTGGCACACGGTAACGACCTGGCAGTAGCCAACGTTCACGCTCCACGTGTTGCACCAGAAGCAGCAGAGTAATTCATTACTCTGTCGTTGGAGTCTTGAGAAACATCGCGAGCTAACACGCAGCGAGTAAAGCGGACAAGATCGCGAAGTTTACTCACGTAAACCCGCTTTCTTGTCCGTTTTCGCCGCTAACCGTTAGCGGCGATGTTATCCACAACTCCATAGAAGGGCCCTTGTCGTGACCGCCATAAAACTGATCGTTGGCCTGGGAAATCCAGGCACCGAATACGAACAGACCCGGCATAACGCAGGGGCCCTTTTTGTTGAGCGTCTCGCGGCAGCCAATGGGGTAAACCTCGTTGCAGACCGCAAATATTTTGGCCTGACCGGGCGCTTCAGCCACCAGGGTCAGGATGTTCGTCTGTTGATTCCCACCACCTATATGAACCGAAGCGGCCAGGCCGTTGCGGCGCTTGCCGGTTTCTACCGCATTGCGCCGGAATCCATATTGGTGGCCCACGACGAACTCGATCTCCCGCCAGGCGTTGCCAAGCTCAAGCTGGGCGGCGGCCACGGAGGTCACAACGGATTGCGCGACATCATCGCGCAACTGGGGAACAACAAAGATTTCTACCGTCTGCGGCTTGGCATTGGCCACCCGGGCGTCGCCAGCATGGTGTCCAACTTTGTCCTCGGTCGTGCGCCACGCGCCGAACAGGAAAAACTGGATGCCAGCATCGATTTTGCCCTCGGCGTGCTGCCGGATATCCTCGCCGGGGAATGGAACCGTGCGATGAAAAACCTGCACAGCCAGAAGGCCTGACTCTTTTTCCGAGGGGAAACACCATGGGATTCAACTGCGGCATCGTCGGCCTGCCTAACGTCGGCAAGTCCACCCTGTTCAACGCCCTTACCAAGTCCGGTATCGCGGCCGAGAACTTCCCCTTCTGCACGATCGAGCCGAACACCGGTATCGTGCCGATGCCCGACCCACGCCTGGACGCGCTGGCTGCCATCGTCAAGCCACAGCGTATCCTGCCGACCACCATGGAGTTCGTTGATATCGCGGGCCTGGTGGCTGGCGCATCGAAAGGTGAAGGCCTGGGTAACAAGTTCCTGGCCAACATCCGTGAGACCGATGCCATCGCTCACGTGGTCCGCTGCTTTGAAGACGAAAACGTTATTCACGTTTCCAACAGCGTTGACCCGAAACGCGACATCGAAATCATCGACCTTGAGCTGATCTTCGCCGACCTCGACAGCTGCGAAAAGCAACTGCAGAAAGTCGCGCGCAATGCCAAAGGCGGTGACAAGGAAGCCGTAGCCCAAAAAGCCCTGCTGGAACAGCTGATCGCCCACTTCACCCTGGGCAAGCCGGCACGCAGCCTGATCAAGAACATGGACGCAGATGAGAAAGCCATCATCAAAGGCTTCCACCTGCTGACCACCAAGCCGGTGATGTACATCGCCAACGTGGCTGAAGACGGTTTTGAGAACAACCCGTTGCTGGACGTTGTGCTGGCTATCGCTGAAGAAGAAGGCGCGATCGTTGTTCCGGTCTGCAACAAGATCGAAGCAGAAATCGCCGAGCTTGATGACGGCGAAGAGAAAGACATGTTCCTGGAGGCCCTGGGCCTTGAAGAGCCTGGTCTTAACCGTGTGATTCGCGCCGGTTACGAAATGCTGGACCTGCAAACCTACTTCACCGCCGGCGTGCAGGAAGTTCGCGCCTGGACAGTAAAAGTAGGTGCGACCGCCCCTCAAGCAGCCGGTGTGATCCACACCGACTTCGAAAAAGGCTTTATCCGCGCTGAAGTTATCGCCTACGACGATTTCATCAAGTTCAACGGGGAAGCGGGCGCGAAAGAAGCCGGTAAGTGGCGTCTGGAAGGCAAGGAATACATCGTTAAAGACGGTGACGTCCTGCACTTCCGTTTCAACGTGTAATACAGCACACGTATAAAAAACCGCGCCCAGGCGCGGTTTTTTTTGGCCTGGCGTTTGTGGCGCACTCCGGGGCGCAACAACGGTCTATGGTTAACGCCATCTCACCTCATGATCGGGAGCCTCAATGATTCCCCGCGCCAAATTCCTCAGCCGCTATACCGACCCCATAGTCGAAAAAATCAAAGCCCGCTGGTCCCTGGGCTGGCGAGACGCCCTGGCCTCAGCCATTGCCGCCGCACTGGCGTGGATTATCGCCCGGCATTTTTTCGGTCACATACACCCCGTGTTTGCCGCAATCAGTGCCGTGGTGTGCCTGGCTCCAGGCCTGCCCAGTCATGGCAAGCAAGCGGTGGGCCTGATGGTGGGTGTCGCCACCGGGATCATCGTAGGCGAAGCCGCCTTGTGGTTGCCGGATGCTTACCCGTTGGTGCGTATTGGCTTTGCCACCTTCTCTGCCATCGCCATCGCGGCACTCTATGGCCTGGGGGCCGTGGTGCCCATCCAGGCCGGTGTATCGGCGGTGCTGATGCTGGCCGTAGGCCCGGAAAGTGCTGGCGTGGTACGGATGCTTGATGTGGTCGTGGGCTCATGCGTCGGGCTGGTTTTCAGCCAGATACTGCTGACCCCCAACCCGATCGGCATTATCGACAGCTCCGCCAAGGAGTTGCTCGAAAAGCTGGCGTCGGGATTCGGTAAAAGCCTGCAAGCTCTCGAAGGACAAGATGCGGCCAAGGCTCAAAATGCCGTGCAGATATTTTCCAGGGCCCACGACAGCCTTATTGCCCTGGAGAACGGCATCAGCATGGCCCGCAATACCGCCCGCTGGACCTTGCGCGGGCGCTTTGTATCACGGGAAGTCAAAGACATTGCCAGCCGTTACGAGCGCCACGCCGTGCGTTTATACGCCAGCTCCCTGTTGTTTGCAGAAGCCTTTGCCGATGCCTTGCGCAAGGAACAGGGCCCGGCACCGTCCTCCCTCCACGAACGGCTGGCAAACGTTGCTTCAGGCTGCGCCTCGATCGCCAGCGACGATGAACACCCGGTACTCATCCCCGTAGCCGGCGATGAATCGGCCGATGTTGTGTCAGCACCATGGCAGCTGTGCATGCAGCACTTGAGCACCGTTGAAAGCGCCCT
Proteins encoded in this window:
- the lolB gene encoding lipoprotein insertase outer membrane protein LolB, giving the protein MFYRHLRHLVVFSLIAVLAGCAGFGARESVEGHGSPALWSAHKQQLTRLDGWQISGKVGIRAPKESGSATLFWLQRQDYYDIRLSGPLGRGAARLTGRPGSVLLEVANQGRYEAPTPEALLGEQLGWSLPVSHLVWWVRGLPAPGSKSRVTLNADSRLANLEQDGWKIEYLSYVEQNGFWLPERVKLHGPDLDVTLVVKDWQPRLLGQ
- the ispE gene encoding 4-(cytidine 5'-diphospho)-2-C-methyl-D-erythritol kinase, whose protein sequence is MQDRLNRNTLVLPSPAKLNLMLHILGRREDGYHELQTLFQFLDYGDEMTFAVRDDGIICLHTEFPGVAHDDNLIVKAAKKLQAQSACPLGIDIWIKKVLPMGGGIGGGSSNAATTLLALNHLWQLAWDEDRLAALGLTLGADVPVFVRGHAAFAEGVGEILTPAEPEEPWYLVLVPQVSVSTAEIFSDPLLTRDSLPIKVRPVPKGNSRNDCEAVVKERYPEVRNALNLLGKYTEAKLTGTGSCIFGAFPNEADADKVLHLLTETLTGFVAKGSNVSMLHRKLQNL
- the ychF gene encoding redox-regulated ATPase YchF; translation: MGFNCGIVGLPNVGKSTLFNALTKSGIAAENFPFCTIEPNTGIVPMPDPRLDALAAIVKPQRILPTTMEFVDIAGLVAGASKGEGLGNKFLANIRETDAIAHVVRCFEDENVIHVSNSVDPKRDIEIIDLELIFADLDSCEKQLQKVARNAKGGDKEAVAQKALLEQLIAHFTLGKPARSLIKNMDADEKAIIKGFHLLTTKPVMYIANVAEDGFENNPLLDVVLAIAEEEGAIVVPVCNKIEAEIAELDDGEEKDMFLEALGLEEPGLNRVIRAGYEMLDLQTYFTAGVQEVRAWTVKVGATAPQAAGVIHTDFEKGFIRAEVIAYDDFIKFNGEAGAKEAGKWRLEGKEYIVKDGDVLHFRFNV
- a CDS encoding ribose-phosphate pyrophosphokinase; amino-acid sequence: MSKMMVFTGNANPDLARRVVRQLHIPLGDISVGKFSDGEITAEINENVRGKDVFIIQPTCAPTNDNLMELVVMADAFRRSSATRITAVIPYFGYARQDRRPRSARVAISAKVVADMLTVVGIDRVLTVDLHADQIQGFFDIPVDNIYGSPVLVDDIEDQRFENLMIVSPDIGGVVRARAVAKSLGVDLGIIDKRREKANHSEVMHIIGDVEGRTCILVDDMVDTAGTLCHAAKALKEHGASKVFAYCTHPVLSGRAIENIENSMLDELVVTNTIPLSAAAQACSRIRQLDIAPVVAEAVRRISNEESISAMFR
- the pth gene encoding aminoacyl-tRNA hydrolase — protein: MTAIKLIVGLGNPGTEYEQTRHNAGALFVERLAAANGVNLVADRKYFGLTGRFSHQGQDVRLLIPTTYMNRSGQAVAALAGFYRIAPESILVAHDELDLPPGVAKLKLGGGHGGHNGLRDIIAQLGNNKDFYRLRLGIGHPGVASMVSNFVLGRAPRAEQEKLDASIDFALGVLPDILAGEWNRAMKNLHSQKA
- a CDS encoding 50S ribosomal protein L25/general stress protein Ctc; its protein translation is MNDFTLNAEVRSDLGKGASRRLRRLASLVPAVVYGGEKAPESISMLAKEVAKLLENEAAYSHVIELTVGGVKQNVIIKALQRHPAKGHVMHADFVRVVAGQKLTAIVPVHFVGEAAPIKKGGEISHVVAEIEVSCLPKDLPEFIEVDLANAEVGSIIHLSDITAPKGVEFVALAHGNDLAVANVHAPRVAPEAAE
- a CDS encoding aromatic acid exporter family protein, with the protein product MIPRAKFLSRYTDPIVEKIKARWSLGWRDALASAIAAALAWIIARHFFGHIHPVFAAISAVVCLAPGLPSHGKQAVGLMVGVATGIIVGEAALWLPDAYPLVRIGFATFSAIAIAALYGLGAVVPIQAGVSAVLMLAVGPESAGVVRMLDVVVGSCVGLVFSQILLTPNPIGIIDSSAKELLEKLASGFGKSLQALEGQDAAKAQNAVQIFSRAHDSLIALENGISMARNTARWTLRGRFVSREVKDIASRYERHAVRLYASSLLFAEAFADALRKEQGPAPSSLHERLANVASGCASIASDDEHPVLIPVAGDESADVVSAPWQLCMQHLSTVESALLTFGFTTQGDSRKNPE